The Methylocella tundrae genome contains the following window.
CGCCGCATCACGCCATCTACGAGTTGACCCTCTCGAAATCCGTCGGCAGCAAGAGCCCGACGGCCGCGCACGGGCGCATCGCTTTCGATTTCGCGGGCTCCCCTTGCGAAGGCTACGTCCAGAATTTCCGGCAACTGACGGAGCTGCAGCCCGCCGAGGGACCGACCCGCGTATCGGACATGCATTCGGCGACCTTTGAAGATTCGGACGGCAAGAGTTTCGACTTCAAAATGCAGACCAAGGTAGACAATGGGGCGACGGAATCGATCGACGGCACGGCGGTGAGGTCGGGCAACGGCCCGGTCCTTGTCAATCTGGCCAAGCCGAAGCGGAGCAAGCTAGAGCTTGGTGACGACGTCGTATTTCCGACCGAACATTTGAAGCGCATCATCGCCGCCGCCGAAGCCGGTAAGAATCTGATCGAGGTCAAGGTTTTCGACGGCTCGGATACGGGCGAAAAGGTTTTTGAAACAACGACCTATATCGGCCGGCCCACGACAACTCCGGTTCCCGAAAAGGCGGCGCAAGTCGCAGAACTCGCCAAAATGCCCCGATGGCCGGTGTCGATCAGCTATTTCGAAAGCGGTAAAAAGGACGAAAGCCCGAGCTATATCCTCTCGTTCGATCTCTATCAGAACGGCATCTCGCGCGCCCTGAAGCTTGATTACGGCGATTTCGTGCTGTCGGGAGAACTATCGAGCCTCAATATTATGAACGAACCGGCGTGCTCCAAATAAGCATGCTTCGCCGCATGGAGGCTGACGCGCGGGCGCAGAGCGCTTGACGCGAGGCGTTGCGTAAAATTATTTCTCTGACGCGTCGCTTGGATCGAGAGCGTCGAAAAACCTCTTTCTTCCTTTGAACTCTTGCATTGCCTGCGCGAACCGCTATCCGCTTCGCTTGAAAATGATTTAGGCCGCCTTCCGGAGCCGGGTTCATGCGCATTCTGGTCACCAATGACGATGGCGTTCACGCGCCGGGCCTTGGCGTGCTGGAGCGGATTGCGCGGTCGCTGTCAGATGATGTCTATGTCGTCGCCCCGGAGACAGATCAGTCGGGCGTCGCCCATTCGCTCTCGCTCAACGATCCTTTGCGCCTGCGTAAAATCTCCGAACGCCGTTACGCCGTCAAAGGCACGCCGACCGATTGCGTCATCATGGGCGTGCGCCGCATTCTCGACGGAGCGCCGCCGGACATCGTTCTCTCGGGCGTCAATTGCGGCCAGAACGTCGCCGAGGACGTGATCTATTCGGGCACGGTGGCGGGCGCCATGGAAGGCGCCATCTTGGGCATTCCCTCGATCGCCCTGTCGCAGTCTTTCGGCCGTAGATCAACGCGCGAGAACGCGCTCTGGAGTTGCGCCGAAACCCATGCGCCGGCTCTGATCGCCAAAATTCTCGCCGAGGGCGTCGCCCCGAATATCGTTATCAACATCAATTTTCCTGATTGCCCGCCGGAGGACGTGCAGGGCGTCTCCGTCACGGTTCAGGGGCGGCGCGGATATCTTGTCAAAATCGACGCGCGGGCCGATGGGCGTGGCAATCCCTATTATTGGATCGCCTTCGATCGTCCGTTCTCCGATCCCGGCCAGGGCACCGACGTGGAAGCGATGGCGGAAAATCGTATTTCCGTCACGCCCCTGCGCCTCGACTTGACGGATACGCCGACGCTGACGCGTTATGCGCAGGCTCTGCGCTGAAACGGAGCCCTCGTTGACGCCGCAAAACGAGCCAGCGCCGCTCTCTGACGGGTCCGCCGCGCTGGCGCAGGCCAAGGCGGCGTTCCTTCTGACGATGCGCGCGCGCGGCATCCAGGATGTGAATGTGCTCCGCGCTCTCGAAACGGTGCCGCGCGAAATCTTTGTGCCGCATCGCTATCAGGATCTCGCGCGCCGCCATCTCGCGCTTCCGCTGCGCTGCGGTCAGACGCTGCCGGAGCCCTGGCTCTCAGCGCGAATGATCGAGGCGCTTTCCCTTTCAAACCGGCATCGGGTGCTCGAGATCGGCGCGGGTTCTGGCTATGCGACGGCCCTCATCGCGCGGATCGCTCAGCATGTCGTCTCGTTTGAACGATTTCAAAGTCTCGCCATCGAGGCGGGCGCGCGGCTGCTGCGTCTTGGCGTCGATCGGGCGAGCGTGACCTGGGGCGATGGGCTCGCCATCGCAGCCGAGGCGGGGCCCTTCGATCGGGTGATCGTGCAGGGCGCGCTGAATGAGCCGCCACAAAGCCTGCTCGCCGTCCTCGCCACGGACGGCGTCATGGTGATGGCGCGCCCCGACCGGTTCGAGCCGCGGCGTCAGCATGTGGTGCGGGTTGCGCGGCACGGCTCGGGCGGGCTCGATGTGACGCCAATCTGCGCCTGCCGGCTGCAGGCGATCCTGGCCGGAGCTTCGCATGCGCTATAGGACATGTTGCCGTCAACCTTAATGATTTTCTCTTTTTGTTGAATATGCGTTCATCTTAAACTCTCCCTTAACTCACGCCGCCTTTAATGCAGTGATAGCTACTGCGTTGGTGGGTTGCGTCATGAGTCACATTGCTTCGATTTATTGCTCACGCGTCGCGTTACGGGTCGCTTTGATCGCTGGCGCCGCGGGCTTGCTCGCCGGCTGCGCGGGATCGGAGCGGATGGCCGATCCGTTCAGCAACCCCTTCCAGACATCGGACGCGGGCACCGATCCGGCGCCGACCTCAAGCATCAACCCGTTGAGCTATCATTCCGCAGCGCCCGTGACGCCGGTGCAGTCCCGCCCCCTCGGAGCACCCGTCGCTCAATATTCCAGCCCCGCCACGCAAGCGTCCCGCGTCGCCGCCGCATCGCCGCCGCGCGTCTCTCAGGCGGTCGCCGGATGGTCAGCGGCAGGGGGAACCCCCGTTTCCGTCGGTCCGGGCGAGAGCGCCTCGGTTCTCGCCAACCGTTATGGCGTGCCTGTCGAGGCTTTGGTCAAGGCCAATGGTCTTGCCTCCGCCGCCCAGGTGCAGCCCGGTACGAGGATCGTGATCCCGGTCTATAATGCGGTCGGCGGAGCGGCAGCGGCCAGGGTCGCGCAGGCCGAGGCCGCCGCCCCGGCTCCGGTCCGGGCCGCCGAGTCCCATGCCCAGAAGATCAAGCTTTTGAAGGGCGCTCCAGAAACGAGGCTCGCGAACGCGAGCGAGAAGGCGCAACGGCAGACGGCGGAAAAGGCGGCCGCGATGACCCATGCGGGCAAGGTCGCCGTGGAGCAGGAAAGCGCGCGAGCCGCCAAAGCCGCCAAAGTCGCCGAAGCGCCGGTCAAGACGCTTGTCGCCGAAGCTCCGAGGAAAGTCGTCGTGGCGAAGACCGAAGCCGTCGCCGCCCAGCCGGTCAAGACCGCGGTTTTGACGAAGCAGGACGCCGCCAGACAGGCAAAGACCGAAACGCCCGCGCAAGAGACGGCGAAGGCCGAGCCCGAGGACGCGGCTGGCGCTCCCGCCGATGCCGCAAAGGCTGGCGGCGCCAATCCGGAATTCCGCTGGCCGGCGCGCGGGCGCATCATCCAGGCCTTCAAGCTGGGCGGCAATGACGGCATCAATATCGCCGTTCCGGAAGGAACCTCGGTCAAGGCGGCCGAAAGCGGCGTCGTCGCTTACGCCGGCAACGAGCTGAAAGGTTATGGCAATCTCATCCTCATCCGCCATCCAAACGGCTTCGTCTCCGCCTACGCCAACAATGGCGACATCGAAGTGAAGCGCGGCGAAACGGTGAAGCGCGGCCAGGTCATCGCCAAATCCGGACAAAGCGGCAATGTCGCCTCGCCGCAACTGCACTTTGAACTGCGCAAGGGCGCGACGCCTGTCGATCCGACGCTTTATCTGGCGGGACTGTGATCGCCGGCGATTGCTAAAAGGTCGCGGCGAAGATGAGGTAGAACAGGGCTTCGGAGATCTGTTGCGTGGCGCCGGCGACGTCGCCGGTTTGGCCGCCGATCTGCCGCCGCGCGAGATCGCTGAACGCAAAACCCGCTCCAGCGCAGGCCGCGAAGGCCAGCGCCGACTTTGAAGGATCGGCGCCCGCGATGAGCGGGGCGCCTGCGAAGAGGGCGGCGAGAGCCGCGGCGACAGCCAAGGCGGAGGATTGCGGGCGCCCGGCGGAAAAACCGGCTCCTTTGGTGCGGGCGGGCGGCAGGACCGCGAGCGGAATCAGCGCCGCCGCGCGTGAAACCGCCGCCGCGCCAATCAAGGCGGTCACCGCTAAGGCAAGGCTGTGAGCCGCGATCGACGCCACTGCCGCGATGCGAATATAAAGCGCCAGAGCCAGCGCCACGGCGCCGAAAGCGCCGATCCGACTATCCGCCATGATTTCGAGTTTGCGCTCGCGCGTCGCGCCGCCGCCAAATCCATCGGCGCAATCGGCGAGGCCGTCTTCATGCATGGCGCCGCTGAGCGCCGCGAGTACGGCGATGGCGAGCGGCGCGGCAAGGAGCGGCGGAAGTCCCAGCGCTGAGGCGGAAACGAGAGCGCCGGCGGAAAGGGCTCCAAGGAGCGCGCCGGCGGCCGGAACCATGCGCAAGGCGCGGGAGAATCCGGAAAGGCTTTGCGGCGCCGTCTCGGCTGCGAGCGCCGGAAAAGGAATGCGCGTTAAAAAACGCAGGCAAATCAGAAGGTCGATGAGAAGCGACGAGCTGGCGCGCATCGCTTCTCATCCATGATCGTTGAACTCTTGTCGAGGCTTTTGGCGCGGACTCTTTGGAAAATGCGTCAGCTCGAAGCCGGCGATCGAAGAGCCGAAGGCTTCGGCTCTTTTTTGCGATGCAGCATTTTTCTCTGGAGCCTCGCGCTTTTGCGGCGCCACGTCCTTACTGTTTGTTGGGCGCGCCGGTTTCCTGCTGGCAGACCCAGCCGCGGTGCCGGGTGGTGCCGTCGCGCGCGTCGCCATTGTAGCAATAGACGCGGACAGGCGATTCAGCTGTTGACGCGGGCGTAGCAATCGAGCCGGTCACGTCCTCGCTCGTTTCGGCCGGAGCGACGGGGGCCGCGACGGCCGCGCCAATGATCGCGAAAGCGCCGATAAAGCCAGCGGCGACGGCGGAGAGTTTGGTCGTCATACGGATATCTCCATTCTTGTTCTTGAGACCTCGAACCGTTTCCTCCCCATTGAAACGAATTGAAGCTGTTGAGCGTGATGTAATACTTTGTATATCGCAGTGCAATATGGAAGTTACGAGACAAGTTGACGCGGCTGGTTGCCTTGCCTGTCGCAGTTTCATGGGCTGCGTCACAGAGCCTCAATTTAATTTATGCTTGGACTAAGTTTTTTTATTTTGCCCATGCGGACGCCGCCGATCGCTTGATCGACAGGCGTTCAAAATGCGCTAAGACGGTGCGCCGCCATCAGGCCCATCGTCCGTCTTTCCCTAAGGGTCGCCATGCTCGCTGAAGCCTCGCCTTTCGACTCCATCCGCAATCTCATCGCGCTGATGCCGCAAGCCTCGGAAAGCGCCGCGGCCGCCGTGCGCGCGCGCCAGGCCGAACTCACCAAGCCGCAAGGTTCGCTCGGCCGCCTCGAGGAAATCGCCGAATTCTTCGCGGCATGGCAGGGCAAGCCGATCCCTTCGCTCGATCGCCCGCTTGTTGCGATCTTCGCCGCCAATCATGGCGTCGCCGCCAAAGGCGTCTCGGCCTATCCGGCGTCAGTCACCCGCGCCATGATGGAGAATTTTTCTTCCGGCGGCGCTGCGATCAATCAGATCTGTGGCGCCTTCGGCCTTGGCCTCAAGGTGTTCGACCTCGCCCTCGACATTCCAACGAAGGACATCACGCAGGAGCCGGCGATGGAGGCGGCGGCGGCGGCGGCGACCTTCGCCTTCGGAATGGAGGCGATCGCGGGCGAAGTCGATCTCCTCTGTATTGGCGAGATGGGGATCGGCAACACCACCATCGCCGCGGCGATTTATCACGGGCTCTATGGCGGCGTGGCGGAAGATTGGGTTGGGCGCGGAACCGGGGTCGATGACGGCGCGCTGACGCGCAAGATCGCAGCTGTGAAGGCGGCGGTTGCGCTGCACGGGCCATTTCTCGACGATCCATTGGAACTGATGCGGCGCCTCGGCGGACGCGAGATCGCGGCGATGGCCGGCGCGATCGTCGCCGCCCGCATGCAGAACATTCCCGTCGTGCTCGACGGCTATGTCGCCTGCGCCGCCGCCGCCATTCTCCACGCCCTCGATCCGCGCGCGCTCGATCATTGCCTCGCGGGCCATGTCTCGGCCGAAGGCGCGCATGGCGAGGTTTTGCGCCGTCTCGGCAAGAAGCCGCTGCTCGACCTTGGCATGCGGCTCGGGGAGGGGTCTGGCGCGGCGCTCGCTGTCGGCGTGATCAAGGCGGCGCTCGCCTGCCATACGGATATGGCGACCTTCGCAGAGGCTCACGTCGCCGGCAAAGACGAGGGATAGAACCTCACGCCGAAAGAGTTGCGAACTTTTGGACCAACATCATCCGTCAGAACAAAGATTTAACGAACAGAATGCGAATTCCGTTTGAATCCATTCTGCTCAAGGAGGTTATTTCCCCTCGATCAGCTTGCGCGCGTCCTCCCGCATTGCGGCGCGGGACTGGTCGCGCAGGTAGGGCATGTGGCCGCCGTCATAGATTTTGAGCGAGATGCGGTCCGGGTCGCCGAAAGGGGGGATCTGATCGATCAGCAGTTTCGAGGCGAAATAGGGCGTCACCTGATCGGTGAGCCCGTGCATGACGATGACGCGCAGGCGCGGATCAATCGCCAGCTCTTGTTTCAGATCGCTGAGCGACTGATTTTTGTCGCGCTTGCCGTCCCAATCCCATTGGCGGTTAACCGATTCATTCAGGATTTCATAGCGCGCGTCGACCGGCCAGCCGAGCCGGTTGGCGGTGATGTCGGCCATCGCGCTCGCTAGCGGAGTCTTGTCCGCATCGAGAATGGCGTCTGAATAGTCGGTCGAAGCGGAGTGCGGGAAAGGATCGAACGCGCTGACGTTCGAATCATAACGGCTGGAAATTTTGCCCTCGTCGCGGCCGCGTTCGCGCGCAAAGCTCAAGGGATCGATGCGCCCGCCAAGACGGCGCACGAAAGCCGCGTCGAGCCCCGTGATGCGCGTGACATTATCGACGATCCGCGCCAGCGCCGCCGGATCACGCTCGCCGCGCACGAGGTCGGTCAGATAGGGACCGGCCGCATAGGCTTCGACGTCTGCGAGGCTTTGGCGCGCGTCGGCGACCGTCAGGCCGCGCGCGGCGGCGGCCAGCGAAGGCAGGTGGGTCACAAAGGGCAGCGGATTATTCGTCCCCTCGAACCAGGCGAAGTCGATGACCGGCGAGATCAGCACAAGTCCCTCGACGCCGACGCCTTCGGTATCCTGTAATCGCCGCACGAGCTTTGGCGCCCGAAACCCGCCATAGCTTTCGCCGACGATGAATTTGGGGCTCTCCAGCCGTTTATTCGCGCCGAGCCATTTGCGGATCACAACCGACAGCGCCTCGATATCGCCCTCGACCGAATAGAGATGATGGCGCGCCGTCTCGCTTTTGGAGAGGATCCGGCTGTAGCCGGTTCCCGGCGGATCAAGAAAAACGAGATCGGTGAAATCGAGCCAGGTGTCGGCGTTATCGACCGTGATCGGCGGCGCCGAAGGCGAGGTCGGCTGCTCGCCGAGGTTCAGCCGCCAGGGCCCCATCATGCCGAGGTCGAGCCAGGCCGACGCCGCGCCGGGGCCGCCGTTGACGACAAAAGTGATCGGCCGCTTCGCCGGATCGCCGCCGTCGAGAACATAAGCGACGTAGCCGACGTCGGCGAGCGGCTCGCCGCTCTGGGAATCACTGAGCTGAATGGCGCCGGCGATGGCTTTGAAATGCAGGCTGCGGCCCGGCAGGTCGACGACATGAGTGGTGACGGCGGCCGGGGGCAGGGGATGGGGCGGCGTGGTGGCGGCGGGAGAAGGCGCCTCCGCGGCGCCATGATGCGCCGGGGTTTGCGGCGCAACCTCATCGGCCGCGGCGAAGGAGGCGGCGGCGAGGGCGCTGAAAAAAAGGGCCGCGAAGAGCGCAGCAGGCGTCCCCGCACGCCGAGGCGCGACTAAAAAAGAGAAAATCACGATTGGCTGTCTCCTCTTGCGGTCTGCTCCGGGCGATCAGATCCGGCGCCGCGCAATGAAATCATGCGCGACCTTTGTTGGATATTTTGCCGGACGGGCGTCGAAGAGCGGCGACGCTTGAAGAAATCCGATGATCGCTCCGGCCAGCCGGGCGGCTGCCAGCGACCCCTTGCCGTTCCGCCGCGACGGCGCCGCCGCCGTTATTGTCGCTTTTATCCGCGCCTTGCGCAAATGGCTTTGCACAAGACCGTGACGCGGGGCTCAAAGCCACGACGGCATGAAAACTCCTCATGAGGTTGCGCATCATATCGGGAGCCGCGACCGCCAGTGTGAACGCAGTCATTCGGTCGATTGGAAATCGGCTCAAACTCGACAGTTCGAGACTCATGTCGATTAGATCGAACCGATCTTACCGGAACATTCCTTAAGCTGCCGAATGCGCCTCGCGCCGGGCGCGCCGGCGCATTCTGGCGGCGGTGAGTTCGGCCTCCGGGCTGACGCTCGGCTCAATGACCCGCCCTGGTGGAAAAATCACGATAACCTCGGTGCCTTCATGCACTTTTGATTTCAGCGTGAATGTGCCGCCATGCAGTTCGACGAGGCCCTTGACGATCGGCAGACCAAGGCCCGAGCCTTCCTCGGCGTTCTTTTGTGCGAGCGCGCCGCGGCCGAACGAGGACATGACGATGGGGATTTCCTCGTCTGGAATGCCTGGGCCGGTGTCGCGGACGGCGAGATATTGGCCGCCGGTCGTCGTCCAGCCGATGCGGATCTTGATGGAGCCGCCATGCGGCGTGAATTTGATGGCGTTCGAGAGCAGGTTCAGCGTCACCTGCCGCAGCGCCCTCTCGTCCGCCCAGATGCGGGGCAAATTGGCCTCGACGGCCTCGTGGATTGCGATGTTGCGCTTTTTGGCGCGCAGCATCAAAAGGTGGCGGCAGTCCTCGACGATATGATCCAGCGCGACCGGCTCTTCCTTCAGTTCGAACCGGCCGGCCTCGATGCGCGACAGATCGAGAATCTCGTTGATGAGCATCAGAAGATGATGGCCGCTGGAATGAATATCGTTTGAATATTCCTTGTAGGACGCGACGATGTGTGCGCCGAAGAGCTCGCCCTTCATGACTTCCGAAAAGCCGAGGATGGCGTTGAGCGGCGTTCGCAGCTCATGGCTCATCGTGGCGAGGAAGCGCGATTTGGCGAGATTGGCCTCTTCGGCGCGCCGCCGCGCGAGATCGCTGTTGGCTTTTGACTGTTCGAGTTCAGCGATCAATTCGTCCTTTTCGCCCTGGAACGACAATGCTTCAACCGCGGCCGCGTAGAGTTTTCGCGCCAGCAGGATGAAATAGAGCTGCGCTCCGCAGGCGAGGATGATGAGCTGCATGGTTCCGTCGGAAAGGCTCGCCTGACGCGTGAAGGTGAGGATCGTCAGGGCGATCGGAGCCATGACGCCGAAAGCTGCGGCGGGAATGCAGGGGCTGATGGTGGCGGCCATGGCGGCGACGAGAAGCCCCATGACAACCGCGCAGGCGACCGCGGCGGGATCGCCCGATTGACCGACGAGTTCGACCAGCATCGCCCAGATGACGCCCTGCACGGCTTCCGCGACGATGAAATCGCGCCGCCAGCGTAGCGCCGAGGCGCTTGAGCGGGCGGTCCGCGGAAATCGCCGGGCAATCAACTGGGTCAGCGTGAGCGCCGTGAGGTTGAGGCAGAGCCAGATAATCACGGCGTCGACCGTGAGCCACGCCAGCGCGATGGCGGCGAAAATGGCGCCGAGGGCGGCCATTGCGACGGCGCAGGATCGTTGGCCCTCGGCGAACAGCCCGAGCAAATCGGCGTCGAAATCGCGCGGATCGGCCGCGCTTGCGTCGGGCGCGGCCCGGCTGCCACGAAATCCGACGGACAGAGCGCGGGACTTGGCGGCGATAGGGGAATCGCCTGAGCCCATCGCGATCATATCTGCGGAGATTTCTGTCATCGTTGGCCGGATCCGCGCTCGTCTCGCGTCGATTTGGTGTCTGGTCGTCGGGGACGGTGCCCGAAAAAGATTAATGACAGCCTCATTCAGCCTGTCGCATTGTTGGTGTTTGGAGCTGGATCGGGGCTGACCAGGCGCAGGCCCAAAACGGTCGAAAGCGCGGGCGCTGGCGCAGCGACGACACCTCTGTGCGCCAGCACACATTGCGGACCGGCGCGCCCACTTAGCGTTCCGCCCATGTCGATCTCAGGCGTTCCCTATCGGGCCGTTCCATCTTTCTTGACGAACGAGTATTCAGGCTTGCGAAGATCGGCGCATCCGTCGCGGGGCCGCGGCGGCGCAGCAGGACGCGCAGGCCATCGCCTTCGCCGCAAAGACGAGCAGGGAACTGCGCAGTGACGGAAACGGGCCGCCAATGAAAGTTACGGTTGTTGGATCAGGAGATGCGTTCGGAACGGGCGGACGCTCTCACACCTGCTTCAAGATCGACTCCGGCGAAGCCGGCGCGCTGGTCGATTTTGGCGCGACCTCGATCGCCTCCTGGAAGAAACTCGGCCTCAGTTTCGATTCGATCGACGCGATCGCCATCTCGCATCTTCATGGCGATCATTTCGGGGGTCTTCCCTTCCTGCTGCTCGATTGCCAATTCGTCGAGCGCCGGACCCGCCCGCTGCTGCTCGCAGGGCCGCCGGGGCTAAGGGAAAGGCTCTACGATACGCTCGACAACTTCTTTCCAGGGGTCAGCAAGCTGAACTGGAGCTTTGCATGGCGCGTCGAGGAGATTTCGCCGGGCAGGCCGACGAAACTCGGCGGCTTCAGCCTCGAGACTTTTGGCGTCATCCATTCCGCCGGTTCGATTTCGACGGGACTGCGGCTCAGCGACGGTCAAGCCGTCTTCGCTTATTCAGGCGACACCGCCTGGACAGAAGCCTTGTTTGAGATCGGCGCGGGCGCCGACCTTTTCGTCTGCGAATGTTACTCTGGCGTTGAGCCGATCACCGGTCATATGGATTGGCCGACCCTCAAGTCGAATCTGGGCGCATTCTCGGCGAAGCGCATGGTGCTGACGCATATGGGCGCATCGGCTTTGGCGCGTCGCGCCGAGATGGAGCTCGCAGGGCTGACGCCCGCCTATGACGGACAAATTTTTGAGGTCTGACGTTATGGCGCAATTCGCGGCGGATCTCGCCGATGTGGCGGCCCGCATTCGAGCGTGCCGCCTCTGCCGCGATGCGCCCCGCGGCGCAAGCCTGCCGCACGAACCGCGTCCGGTGCTGCGGATCTCGTCCACCGCGCGTCTCCTGATCGCGGGCCAGGCGCCGGGCGTGCGGGTGCATGCGAGCGGGCTGCCGTTCAACGACCCATCGGGCGATCGGCTGCGCCAATGGATGAATGTCTCGCGCGATGTTTTCTACGATGAGCGGAAAATCGCCATCGCGCCGATGGGATTTTGCTTTCCCGGCCATACGCCCGACAAGGGCGACCTGCCGCCGCGCCCCGAATGCCGCGCCAATTGGCACGACGAACTTTTTCACGCGATGCCGCAAATCGAATGCATTCTGGCGATCGGCCGATATGCGCAGGACTATCATTTTTCGCGCCTCGGGCGCCCTTTGCCGAAAGGCGCGCTGCTCCATGAGCTCGTGCGGCGCTGGGCGGAGTTTTCCGGCGGGCATCCAAAAATCATCGCGCTGCCGCATCCCTCCTGGCGCAACAGCGGCTGGCTGAAGCGCAATCCTTGGTTCGAGGCGGAGGTCCTGCCGGCTCTGCGCGAGGAAGTCGCGCGAATGATCGTCTGAGCGCAGGCCGAGGCGAAGGGAAAGCGGATGCGCCTCTTCGTTCCCGGAAGGCGACAAGGCGCGACCTCGCGCATCATCGCAATCTCCGCGTTCAGCCAATGTTCAGCCGCAATGCTCCTCTCTAAGGCAGAGGTCGCTCAAGCTTTGCTGAGGTTGGTTGATGCTCAGATCGGTCCTGTTTCGGTTGTTCGTCGTGGCCGTCGCATTTTGCGCCGGCTCGGCGCAACCAGCCAGCGCCCAGGGC
Protein-coding sequences here:
- a CDS encoding uracil-DNA glycosylase family protein, whose amino-acid sequence is MAQFAADLADVAARIRACRLCRDAPRGASLPHEPRPVLRISSTARLLIAGQAPGVRVHASGLPFNDPSGDRLRQWMNVSRDVFYDERKIAIAPMGFCFPGHTPDKGDLPPRPECRANWHDELFHAMPQIECILAIGRYAQDYHFSRLGRPLPKGALLHELVRRWAEFSGGHPKIIALPHPSWRNSGWLKRNPWFEAEVLPALREEVARMIV